The genomic stretch GGCCAGGACGACGCGCTTAGGCCCGAACAGGTCCGCGGCCCGGCCGCCCAGCAGCATCAGGCTTCCGAACGTAAGTGCGTAGCCGCTGACCACCCAGGTCAGCGCCGCTCGGTCCAGGTCCAGTTCGGCGCCCATGTCCGGCAGGGCGATCGCGACCACGGTGACGTCGAGGATCAGCATCAACTGGGCCAGCCCCAACAGCCCCAGGGCCGTCCAGCGCAGCTGATGCGGTGCATCCGGCGCCCGGGTGGTCGTGGATTCCGTGTCGCTCATGACGCTCACCCCTCATCACTAAGTCGTACAGGCGTGTTCACGTTATACGCCCCGGGGGTATAAGACAAACAGGTGTGTACGACTTAGCGGGGTAGGGTGGGGCGCATGGCGAGCAAGAACACCACGGCCACCAAGCGCGCCGACGCGCTGCGCAGCATCGAGGCGATCGTGCAGGCCGCCACCGAATGCCTCGGACGCAACCCGGAAGCGAGCCTGAGTGAGATCGCGCGAGCCGCGGGCGTGGGCCGGGTGACGCTGTATGGCCACTTCGCCTCACGGGCGGAGGTTGTCGACGCCGCTATGAGCCGCGCCATCGACCGGGGCAACGAGGTCCTGGACACGGTGGATATGACCGGTGACCCGCGGCTCGCCCTGGCCCGGTACATCGAGACCGGCTGGCGCCTGGTCGACGAAGCGCGGGCGCTGCTCGCCGCCGCCCAACGGGAGCTGTCCGCCGGGCGCATCCTCGAACTGCATGCCGGGCCCGCCGCCCGGGTCGAGGCGCTGGTCGCCCGCGGCCGTGCCGAGGGGATCTTCCGTACGGACCTGCCGGTCGCCTGGCTGGTCAACGTGCTGCACGCGGTCATGCACAGCGCCGCAGAGGAGATCCGCGCCGGCCGCCTCACCTCCGAGCGGGCCGCCGACCACATCACCGCCACGGTGCTCGCCGCCTTCACACCGCCGGGCAAAGCAGTACCCGAAACCGGCGGCGGAGTGTAACGGCGACAGCATTGACGTCTTCCACCGCGATCAGGCGGTGGTGAGCGGCGTCACCCGCCCAACGGACACAGACCGGACCTTGTGCAGCGACAGGTGTACGGCTGGACCGCTGGTTCAGAGGAGGTCGCTGTACAGCTTCGTGGTCAACTACCCGCCGCAGCCGCCCAACAGCAGCCGGCTCGCCCGCGCCGACACCAGAACCGCCAACTCGCCAGCCTTGCTGAGGCAACTCGCGCGACTCGGCGATCCTCTGCGCGTGTTTCTGGCACCGGCAAACAGTGGCAGGTGCGGTATCGGGATCGCGACGGGAAGCAGCGCCGGGAGCACTTTGACCGGAAGATCGACGCGCAGAGGCGTGCGGCGACGATACAGACGGACAGGGATCGGAATCGCTACATCGACCCGAGAGCCGGCCGGGAGACGCTGAAGCCGGTTGCCGGGGAGTGAAGTTGCCGAGCCACCATGCACGATCGCCGACACCTCCACGCGTCGATGCTCATCCACAAGGACGCTGTCACCCAGGGTCTGACCCTCACGGGAAGCGCCCTGGATGTGCCCTCGGCGCCGAAACAGCTACTTGAGCAGGCGGGAAAGTCGCCTGTCAGCAAGGATGTGACCCCCGGTCTGGCAGGTGGGGCAGTACTGGAGGGAGGAGTCGCTGAAGGAGACCTCGCGGATGGTGTCGCCGCAGACCGGGCAGGGTTCGCCGGTGCGGCCGTGGACGCGCAGACCGCTCTTCTTCTCCGACTTGAGGCGGCCCGCCGCGACGCCCCGGGAGCGGTTCACCGCTTCGGTGAGGGTGGTGCGCAGGGCCTCGTAGAGGGTGCTCGTCTCCTCCGGGGTCAGCTTGGCCGCCAGTTTGAACGGGGACATCTTCGCCGCGTGCAGGATCTCGTCGCTGTACGCGTTGCCGACGCCGGCAATCAGGGACTGGTCGCGCAAGGCGCCCTTGATCTGGCGGCGCTCGTCCTTGAGGAGGGCGGCGAGGCGGGGCTCGTCGAAGTCATCCGCCAGCGGGTCGGGGCCCAGGCGGGCGATGCCGGGGACCTGTTGGGGGTCCTGGACCACGTAGACCGCCAGGCGCTTCTGGGTGCCCGCCTCGGTCAGGTCGAAGCCCTCGCCGGTCTCCAGGGCGACTCTCAGGGCGAGCGGGCCCTTTCCGGGTTTGGGCGGGCCGTCGGGGAGGCGGTCCTTCCAGTGCAGCCATCCGGCGCGGGCGAGGTGGGTGATCAGGTGGGGGCCGCCCGCCGTCTGAAGGTCCAGGAACTTGCCGTGCCGGTGCACCGCGGTGACCTCGTGGCCCTCGATCGCGGTGAGGGGTGGGTCGTACGTCTTGAGGACGCTGATCGCCATCGGCAGCACCCGGACGATCTCATGGCCGACCAGGTGCTCGGTGAGGAAGTCCTTGAGCGCTTCGACCTCGGGGAGTTCCGGCATGGGTCCAGGGTGCCACTTGGGCTCAGTTCCGTCCCGGGACCATGAACTCGCACCAGACGCACTTTCCGGTGCCGCGGGCCTCCACGCCCCACACGTCGGTGAGGAGTTCGACCAGGAGCAGGCCGCGGCCGGAGACGCCCTCGTCGCCTGCCTCGCGGCGGCGGGGCAGGGCGCTGGAGGAGTCCTCGACCTCCACCCTCAGGCGTACGTCGGCGCCGGTCAGGACCCGCAGGGTGACGACCGCGGAGCCCTCGGTGTGCATCAGGGCGTTGGTGATCAGCTCGTCGGCGACCAGCTCGATCTCGTCGGCCCGCTCGCTGGAACCCCAGGCGCGTACGGCGGCGCGGATCATGTGCCGGGCCTGGGTGAGGGCCTCCGGGTCGCCCGGCGCCACGTGCTGCTGGAGCCGGCCGCCGGTCTGCGGGCTGGCCACGCCCCGGCGCCGCAGCAGAAGCAGCGCCACATCGTCGTCGCCGCCGCGCTCCTCGGCCACGTCGATCAGCCGGTCGGCGAGCTTGCGCACATCGTCGGAGCCGTCGGCGACCAGGGCGGTCAGCGCGTGCATGCCCTCGTCGAGGTCGACGCCTGGCAGCTCCACCAGGCCGTCGGTGCACAGCAGCAGCGTGTGGCCGGGGTCCAGCTCCAGCGTCCGCACCGGGTACTCGAGACGCCCGAACTCGGCGGACAGACCGAGCGGCAGCCCGCCCTCCACGGCCACCCGGCGGCAGGTGCCGTCGGGGTCCCGGACCAAGGGGTCGATGTGCCCGGCGCGCACCACCTGCACCACACCGGTGGACAGGTCGGCCTCCGCGTACAGGCAGGTCGCGAACCGGTCGGTGTCCAGCTCGTGGAGGAAGACGGAGGCGCGCGCCATCACCGTCGCGGGCATGTGCCCCTCGGCCGCGTAGGCGCGCAGCACGATCCGCAGCTGGCCCATGACGGCGGCGGCGTGCGTGTCATGGCCCTGGACGTCGCCGATGACCGCGCCGACCCGGCCGCCCGGCAGCGGGATCAGGTCGTACCAGTCGCCTCCGATGTCCCGGCCGAGGGTGCCGGCGGCGGTGCCCGCCCGGTAGCGGACGGCGACGTCGGCGCCGGGGACGCTGGGGATGGTGCGCGGCAGCATGGCCTGCTGGAGCCCGGTGGCCAGGTCCTTCTCCTGCTCGTAGAACATCGCCCGCTGAAGGCTCTGCGCGATGCTGCTGCCGAGGGCGACGAGGACATTGCGCTCCTCGGGCGAGAAGCCGTGCCGGTCGCTGTAGAGCAGGCCCATCGCGCCGATCGGCCGGGCCTGGGCGATCAGCGGGAGGTAGGCGGCCGAGGTGATGTCCAGGTCGGTGATGTGCGGCCACAGGATGGGGTAGCCGTCCGCGAACTCCTCCGGTGACTCGATGAACCGCGGGGCCAGGGTCCGTACCACCTCGCTCATCGGATACGGCTCGTCGATGCCGGTGACCCGGGTGCCGGGGACGAAGCTTCCGGCGGGGCCCTCGGCGATCAGCCGGATACGGCCCGCCTCGACCAGTCCCATGACCAGGCTGGTGGCGCCCAGATGGGTGAGGCCGTGGGTGTCCTTGAGTACGTCGATGACGTCCTGGACCGTGCGGGCGTGCGCGAGGGCGGCGGTCGTCAGGTCGACAACGTTGGTCTGCTGACGGCGCGCCTCGTCCAATTGGGCCCGGTCGCGGCGCTCCGCGCTCTCGCTCAGCTCCTGGGTGGCGTCCCGGACGATGCCGATGATGCGGCGCGGGCGGCCCGTCGCGTCGCGCCGGATGTAGCCCTGGGTGTGGGTCCAGCGAAGGGAGCCGTCGCGGCGGCGCATGCGGAAGTAGGCGCCGTAGTTCTCGCTGCCGTCCTTCATCGCCTGGGCGACCATCGCGTCCAGGCGGTGTCCCTCCGTCCTGGGGACCCGGACGGCGAGGCTCTCGGGACGGCCGTCGAATTCCTCGGGGCGCAGGTCGAAGACCTCGAAGGCCTGGGCGTCCATGTGGAACAGGCCGTTGTCCAGGTCCCAGTCGAAGCTGCCCATGCGGTTGAGCGCCAGGATCGGGTCCGGGTGGGCGGGCCAGTCGTCCGGGAGTGACAGGGCGCTCGCTCCCCGATCAACCATGGGCCCACCTTGCCAGGATTTGTCCGATTCTTCGACCGGTCGTCCGGTGAAGACGTCCACTCATCCGGTGAAGACGTCCGTCGGGCTGCCGAAGATGCTTCCGGAGGCGGACGGGTCCTCCGTGGCGTCGGGGATCAGCCCGCCCCCGTCGGGCAGGTCGGGGGTCTCCGGCACCGACTCGGGGCCGATCTCGTCCGGGGAGTCGAGGAAGGTCTCGGTCTCGTCGGGGACGGTGGTGTCGAGGTCGGGCACGGTCGGCCAGGCCTCGGTGCCGGTGTCCTCCGGGGTGAGCGTGGGCATGAGCGGGGTGTCCGTGAAGCCGGTGCGCTCGCCGGAGGGGTCGGTGCTCTCGTCGAAGGGCTCGGTGCTCTCGTTGCTCGGGGACAGACTGTCGCCCGGGACCGGAGTCGGCCTCAGCGGTTCCGGGCGCGGGACGGGCCGGTCGTGGTGAACGTCGTGCCAGATCCGCCGTTCGATCCAGGTGTTGTTGACGACGTTGATGATCGTGATGTTGGTGACGACTCGGGGCGCCGGAGTCACCACGACGACCCGCTCGGGCCGGTAGCCGGACCACGCGCCGCCCTTGGCACCCGGGCTCCCCCGCAGCGCCTGCGGCGCCCCCAGCGGGTTGCCGCAGGCGCACCGCACCCGGGGCAGACCCCGGTTGTCGACGAGGACGGCGGTGCCCGCCTGAAGGACGGACTGGTACGCGGACGCCCCGCCCTCGCGGTAACCGTGATTGGTGACCCGGGTGTCGGCACGCAGTACGACCGGGGCGAGGCCGCGCAGATAGTCCGGGATCCCGGCCTGAGCGATGCTCGCGGCTCCGGCGAAGGCGCGTGCCCTGCCCGCGTCGGCGGCGAGGTGGCCGATCTGGCGGCTCACGTCGCAGCTGCCGACGCGTTCCTGGCCGCCGTAGAGCCCTGGGGTGGACCCGGAGTAGGAGCGGACGCCGCCCGAGGCCGGCTGCGGCGTTCGGGTGACCGGCGGTGGGGTAGCCGTCGAGGTGGCGGTGGAGTCCGTGAAGGGGTCCGGTCCCGCGGCAGCGACGGGCTGGAGGAACAGTTCCCCGCTCGCCGCCGAGCCCTTGTCGTCGTCTCCGGCGCAGCCGGTGACCAGGAGCGCCGCGGTGAGCGCGCAGGCCGTGACCGGGATTCCGCTGGGGGTTCGCACCTCGTCCTCCCGCCTCTCTTCGGGCAGTTCGTCGCCATTGTCTGCTTCACCCACTTGGGTTACGCAACCGGAGGGATCATGTACACAGAGTGACCGGACGGCGGAGGCTGTCGGCGGGACAATGGACGCGAGGAGCGCAGACCGTGGAGTGGTTCACCGCATCCGAGTACTGGCTGAGCCGGCTGGTCTTCCAGCGGGCCCTGGCCGCGCTGTATCTGGTCGCGTTCCTGACGGCGGCGCTCCAGTTCCGCGCGCTGATCGGTGAGCGGGGCCTGCTGCCCGTCCCGCGGTATCTGGCCCGGCTGCCGTTCAAGGTGGCGCCGAGCCTGTTCCACCTGCACTACTCGGACCGGTTCTTCGCGGTGTGCGCCTGGTCGGGCTGCGCGGTGTCGGCGGCGCTGCTCGCGGGTGTGGACGCGCTGCTTCCGCTGTGGGGCGCCATGCTGCTGTGGCTGGTGCCGTGGGCGCTGTACCTGTCGATCGTGAACGTCGGCCAGACCTGGTACTCCTTCGGCTGGGAGTCCCTGCTGCTGGAAGTGGGCTTCCTGGCCGTCCTGCTCGGCAACGACGAGGTGGCCCCGCCGATCGTGGTGCTGTTCCTGCTGCGCTGGATCCTGTTCCGCGTCGAGTTCGGGGCGGGGCTGATCAAAATGCGCGGCGACGACTGCTGGCGGAAGCTGACCTGTCTCTACCACCACCACGAGACGCAGCCGATGCCGGGCCCGCTGAGCTGGTTCTTCCACCATCTCCCCCGGCCCCTGCACCGCGCGGAGGCCGCCGCCAACCACGTCACCCAACTCGTCGTGCCGTTCCTGCTGTTCACCCCGCAGCCGATCGCCACGGCCGCCGCTTCCCTGATGATCCTCACCCAGCTGTGGCTGGTGCTGTCGGGCAACTTCTCCTGGCTGAACTGGATCACCATCGCGCTGGCCCTGTCGGCGCTCCGGCTCCCGGACACCGCGCCCTCGGTGCCGGACGCGCCCGTGTGGTACTCGGCCGTCGTGCTGGCGGTCTCCGCGGTGCTGCTCGCCCTCAGCTACCGCCCGGTGCGCAACATGATCTCCCGGCGCCAGGTGATGAACCGCTCCTTCGACCCGCTCCATCTGGTCAACACATACGGCGCGTTCGGCAGCGTCAGCCGGGTCCGCTACGAGGTGGTGATCGAGGGCACCGCCGACGACGTACCGCGTGCGGACTCCGACTGGCGGGAGTACGAGTTCAAGGGCAAGCCCGGCGATCCCCGGCGCTGGCCGCGGCAGTTCGCGCCGTACCACCTCCGGCTGGACTGGCTGATGTGGTTCGCGGCGCTGTCGCCGGCGTACGCGGGTTCCTGGTTCGGCACGCTGGTGGAGCGGCTGCTGGAGAACGACCGGGCCACGCTGAGGCTGTTGCGCAGGTCCCCGTTCCCGCCCGACGCGCCGCCCCGCTATGTCCGCGCCCGTCTCTTCCGCTACCGCTACACGACCTGGCGGGAGTTGCGGGAGACGGGCGCCTGCTGGGAGCGGACGTATGTGCGGGAGTTCCTGCCGCCGACCCGGCTGGCGGCGGAGCGCGCCTATCCGTAACGCCGTGCCCGGGTCGACCAGTCCAGGTTTCCGCGCATCCATGCCCTCAACCCCGTG from Streptomyces davaonensis JCM 4913 encodes the following:
- a CDS encoding TetR/AcrR family transcriptional regulator yields the protein MASKNTTATKRADALRSIEAIVQAATECLGRNPEASLSEIARAAGVGRVTLYGHFASRAEVVDAAMSRAIDRGNEVLDTVDMTGDPRLALARYIETGWRLVDEARALLAAAQRELSAGRILELHAGPAARVEALVARGRAEGIFRTDLPVAWLVNVLHAVMHSAAEEIRAGRLTSERAADHITATVLAAFTPPGKAVPETGGGV
- a CDS encoding Fpg/Nei family DNA glycosylase, with amino-acid sequence MPELPEVEALKDFLTEHLVGHEIVRVLPMAISVLKTYDPPLTAIEGHEVTAVHRHGKFLDLQTAGGPHLITHLARAGWLHWKDRLPDGPPKPGKGPLALRVALETGEGFDLTEAGTQKRLAVYVVQDPQQVPGIARLGPDPLADDFDEPRLAALLKDERRQIKGALRDQSLIAGVGNAYSDEILHAAKMSPFKLAAKLTPEETSTLYEALRTTLTEAVNRSRGVAAGRLKSEKKSGLRVHGRTGEPCPVCGDTIREVSFSDSSLQYCPTCQTGGHILADRRLSRLLK
- a CDS encoding SpoIIE family protein phosphatase, yielding MVDRGASALSLPDDWPAHPDPILALNRMGSFDWDLDNGLFHMDAQAFEVFDLRPEEFDGRPESLAVRVPRTEGHRLDAMVAQAMKDGSENYGAYFRMRRRDGSLRWTHTQGYIRRDATGRPRRIIGIVRDATQELSESAERRDRAQLDEARRQQTNVVDLTTAALAHARTVQDVIDVLKDTHGLTHLGATSLVMGLVEAGRIRLIAEGPAGSFVPGTRVTGIDEPYPMSEVVRTLAPRFIESPEEFADGYPILWPHITDLDITSAAYLPLIAQARPIGAMGLLYSDRHGFSPEERNVLVALGSSIAQSLQRAMFYEQEKDLATGLQQAMLPRTIPSVPGADVAVRYRAGTAAGTLGRDIGGDWYDLIPLPGGRVGAVIGDVQGHDTHAAAVMGQLRIVLRAYAAEGHMPATVMARASVFLHELDTDRFATCLYAEADLSTGVVQVVRAGHIDPLVRDPDGTCRRVAVEGGLPLGLSAEFGRLEYPVRTLELDPGHTLLLCTDGLVELPGVDLDEGMHALTALVADGSDDVRKLADRLIDVAEERGGDDDVALLLLRRRGVASPQTGGRLQQHVAPGDPEALTQARHMIRAAVRAWGSSERADEIELVADELITNALMHTEGSAVVTLRVLTGADVRLRVEVEDSSSALPRRREAGDEGVSGRGLLLVELLTDVWGVEARGTGKCVWCEFMVPGRN
- a CDS encoding DUF6777 domain-containing protein, which produces MGEADNGDELPEERREDEVRTPSGIPVTACALTAALLVTGCAGDDDKGSAASGELFLQPVAAAGPDPFTDSTATSTATPPPVTRTPQPASGGVRSYSGSTPGLYGGQERVGSCDVSRQIGHLAADAGRARAFAGAASIAQAGIPDYLRGLAPVVLRADTRVTNHGYREGGASAYQSVLQAGTAVLVDNRGLPRVRCACGNPLGAPQALRGSPGAKGGAWSGYRPERVVVVTPAPRVVTNITIINVVNNTWIERRIWHDVHHDRPVPRPEPLRPTPVPGDSLSPSNESTEPFDESTDPSGERTGFTDTPLMPTLTPEDTGTEAWPTVPDLDTTVPDETETFLDSPDEIGPESVPETPDLPDGGGLIPDATEDPSASGSIFGSPTDVFTG
- a CDS encoding lipase maturation factor family protein, encoding MEWFTASEYWLSRLVFQRALAALYLVAFLTAALQFRALIGERGLLPVPRYLARLPFKVAPSLFHLHYSDRFFAVCAWSGCAVSAALLAGVDALLPLWGAMLLWLVPWALYLSIVNVGQTWYSFGWESLLLEVGFLAVLLGNDEVAPPIVVLFLLRWILFRVEFGAGLIKMRGDDCWRKLTCLYHHHETQPMPGPLSWFFHHLPRPLHRAEAAANHVTQLVVPFLLFTPQPIATAAASLMILTQLWLVLSGNFSWLNWITIALALSALRLPDTAPSVPDAPVWYSAVVLAVSAVLLALSYRPVRNMISRRQVMNRSFDPLHLVNTYGAFGSVSRVRYEVVIEGTADDVPRADSDWREYEFKGKPGDPRRWPRQFAPYHLRLDWLMWFAALSPAYAGSWFGTLVERLLENDRATLRLLRRSPFPPDAPPRYVRARLFRYRYTTWRELRETGACWERTYVREFLPPTRLAAERAYP